The following coding sequences lie in one Flagellimonas eckloniae genomic window:
- a CDS encoding protein-tyrosine-phosphatase: METKKSVLYAEIEFTIESLDMGSISENRREILQPLVLYIKDKVVHQQPINLNFICTHNSRRSHLSQVWAQTMASYHDIGNVTCYSGGTEATALFPIAAETLESTGFRIRKLSETENPVYSIKYAETEHPIIGFSKTYDDVFNPKFGFGAIMTCDSANEACPMVMGAEKRFPITYEDPKAFDGTPQQAEKYKERSLQIATELFYVFSQVGSN; this comes from the coding sequence ATGGAAACAAAAAAATCAGTACTATACGCTGAAATAGAATTTACTATCGAATCACTCGATATGGGAAGCATTTCTGAAAACAGAAGAGAAATCCTTCAACCATTGGTTCTATATATCAAGGATAAGGTTGTACATCAACAGCCCATCAATTTAAACTTTATCTGTACGCATAATTCAAGAAGGAGTCATTTATCACAAGTTTGGGCCCAAACCATGGCCAGTTATCATGATATTGGGAACGTAACATGCTATTCCGGAGGAACGGAAGCTACAGCCTTATTTCCAATAGCAGCTGAAACACTTGAAAGCACAGGTTTTCGAATAAGAAAACTTTCAGAAACTGAAAATCCTGTTTACAGTATCAAATATGCTGAAACCGAACATCCGATTATAGGGTTCTCAAAAACTTATGATGATGTTTTTAATCCCAAATTTGGTTTTGGAGCTATAATGACCTGCGATTCAGCAAATGAGGCATGCCCAATGGTCATGGGTGCAGAAAAACGATTTCCAATTACTTATGAAGATCCCAAAGCTTTTGATGGGACACCCCAGCAAGCAGAAAAATATAAGGAAAGAAGCCTGCAGATTGCCACGGAATTGTTTTATGTATTTTCCCAAGTAGGCTCTAATTGA
- a CDS encoding ArsR/SmtB family transcription factor — protein MGASKTHIFSTTHNELAQIAKVLAHPARVAILEYISRQENCICNDLVDVIGLAQPTISQHLNEIKKIGLLKGTFEGKNLCYCINQERWEELQHSFNAFFTNINYNCC, from the coding sequence ATGGGAGCATCCAAAACACATATCTTCTCTACAACTCATAATGAGTTGGCACAAATCGCCAAAGTTTTGGCCCATCCCGCTCGAGTTGCCATTCTGGAATATATAAGTAGGCAAGAAAACTGCATCTGTAATGATTTAGTGGATGTAATTGGTCTTGCGCAGCCTACTATATCCCAACACTTAAACGAAATAAAAAAAATAGGTCTTCTAAAGGGAACCTTTGAAGGCAAAAACCTCTGCTATTGTATAAATCAAGAACGTTGGGAAGAATTACAACATTCTTTCAATGCCTTTTTTACTAATATTAATTATAATTGTTGTTAA
- a CDS encoding PepSY-associated TM helix domain-containing protein, which translates to MSKRNYNVFFHTHTVSGIVISVALYIIFFAGAFALIKDEITAWEKGDSLKIEQNGNIDYDRLISSIKAEGYNLHGRDIRMIMPDAKQEIYVLLSKSQDTTIVNKPDKNYYFNINANTYKRSEYYAFYSLGELLYRLHFFSQIPTFGIYLAGFIALFFLFAIVTGVIVHWKKIISNFYVFRPKEKLKTVWTDAHTALGIIGLPFQFVFAVTSCFLCLSALVLLPANYLYNNNTKQLSEELRPMTKTYVMESEADSIPSINPFIDKALEKWETFMPAQVYIRNYGAINMKFQVDGLLDTKKKFLGNGRLVYDVLSKKLIEEKDPYKNDYLEDVELTIRRLHFGDYGGLPLKFVYLILAFITCFVIISGVLIWLEARNKKNIPASQKLYNRKVGHIYLAICLSMYPITAFTFIIAKLIPRSLDSSRQTILYSIFFLSWILLSLLFRFLRDNYKINKYSLVLGSIFALLIPIANGIASGNWFWKMYQDGQYSILSIDLFWIISGLVSALIVRKIKRPVPKIHHDTLKEEAIKEYQKNNLTTTNTIKFMRTKISILWLFLAVGYIVHHIYGLFGIYYNESLMIEGSDGVVPLNHHIWRIILEGLALLFSLLTLEVSKNWFKWTAFTWALLAGLFNVYHFIASLFYEISNISELLILLMMVVANTFLIMSINKWIKELE; encoded by the coding sequence ATGAGCAAAAGAAACTATAATGTTTTTTTTCATACGCATACCGTAAGTGGCATAGTCATAAGTGTTGCGCTTTATATTATTTTTTTTGCTGGTGCCTTTGCATTGATAAAAGATGAAATCACGGCTTGGGAGAAAGGGGATTCTCTAAAGATTGAACAAAATGGGAACATTGATTATGATAGGTTGATTTCTTCAATTAAAGCAGAGGGATACAATTTACATGGTAGGGACATTCGGATGATAATGCCTGATGCAAAACAGGAAATCTATGTGCTTTTAAGCAAATCACAAGATACTACCATTGTAAATAAACCTGACAAGAATTATTATTTTAATATCAATGCCAACACATATAAGCGTTCTGAATATTATGCCTTTTACAGTTTGGGGGAATTGCTGTATCGACTGCACTTTTTTAGTCAGATTCCCACATTTGGGATTTATCTAGCTGGTTTTATAGCACTGTTTTTTCTTTTTGCCATTGTAACGGGAGTTATAGTCCATTGGAAAAAAATAATCAGTAATTTTTATGTTTTCCGTCCAAAAGAGAAATTAAAAACAGTTTGGACTGATGCACATACTGCCTTGGGAATCATTGGGCTACCCTTTCAGTTCGTATTTGCAGTTACAAGTTGTTTTCTATGCCTGTCCGCATTGGTACTACTGCCAGCAAACTATTTATATAACAATAATACAAAGCAGCTATCGGAAGAATTACGCCCTATGACCAAGACCTACGTCATGGAATCTGAAGCAGATAGTATTCCTTCCATTAACCCCTTTATAGATAAAGCCTTGGAAAAATGGGAAACTTTTATGCCTGCTCAAGTATACATTAGAAACTACGGGGCTATCAATATGAAGTTTCAAGTAGATGGGCTCTTGGATACCAAGAAAAAGTTTTTAGGTAATGGTAGGTTGGTTTACGATGTACTGTCCAAAAAGTTGATTGAAGAGAAAGACCCATATAAAAACGATTATTTGGAAGATGTAGAGCTTACCATAAGACGTTTGCATTTTGGTGATTATGGCGGACTGCCTTTAAAATTCGTCTATCTTATTTTAGCGTTTATCACCTGTTTTGTCATTATCTCTGGAGTATTAATTTGGCTTGAAGCTAGAAATAAGAAAAATATTCCGGCTTCACAAAAGCTCTACAATCGAAAAGTAGGTCATATCTATCTTGCCATATGCCTGAGCATGTACCCAATAACGGCATTTACCTTTATAATTGCCAAATTGATCCCCAGAAGTTTGGATTCCTCTAGACAAACCATTTTATACAGTATTTTCTTTTTGAGCTGGATATTGCTCTCTCTTCTTTTCAGGTTTCTAAGGGACAATTATAAAATAAATAAGTACAGTCTTGTATTGGGAAGCATTTTTGCCTTGTTAATTCCAATTGCCAATGGAATTGCTTCTGGAAATTGGTTTTGGAAAATGTATCAAGATGGACAATATTCTATTTTGAGTATTGACTTGTTTTGGATTATTTCGGGACTAGTTTCTGCGCTCATTGTTAGAAAAATCAAACGACCTGTCCCCAAAATACACCATGACACACTTAAAGAAGAGGCGATTAAAGAATATCAAAAAAACAATTTAACAACAACTAATACTATCAAGTTTATGAGAACAAAAATTTCAATTTTATGGCTGTTTTTGGCAGTTGGATACATCGTTCACCATATTTACGGACTCTTTGGTATCTACTATAATGAAAGCCTTATGATAGAAGGTTCCGATGGGGTTGTTCCCTTGAATCATCATATCTGGCGAATCATCCTTGAAGGACTGGCACTACTATTTTCTTTGTTGACTTTGGAGGTATCCAAAAACTGGTTTAAATGGACAGCTTTTACCTGGGCGTTGTTGGCAGGTCTTTTTAATGTGTATCATTTTATAGCCTCTTTATTCTATGAGATTTCTAACATTTCAGAGTTGCTTATTCTCTTAATGATGGTTGTGGCAAACACATTTTTGATTATGAGCATCAATAAATGGATTAAAGAATTGGAGTGA
- a CDS encoding carboxypeptidase-like regulatory domain-containing protein yields MSRPCYSFLFLVFFPLFCFSQSYVVQGKVVSKINDEPIVGADVFYDGTSIGTLTDTNGFFELDSKTPINSPLVIQYMGYKTVLIQSTETSFNQVYLEEAVTQLEGVVLEPDTWSRAKKMRIFKKEFLGRTNHRSSILNPEVIRLYYKASNKTLYAYADVPIEITNKKLGYKIKFHLIDFEVTFHNSEGALDAVHKSYYAGTSQFTDLEKDPDKRMIKLRNETYLGSLLHFFRSMYESRLTEEGYQLFQRGSIISENVAYSYQLEEGMLVAEQKIENLGVLYEGKSSLIKVITNPIFVDSYGIFLPPDSIEIGGVMGVHRVGSMLPSDYAYGNNNMD; encoded by the coding sequence ATGTCAAGACCATGTTATTCTTTTCTTTTTCTTGTTTTCTTTCCACTGTTTTGTTTTTCCCAAAGTTACGTCGTTCAAGGTAAGGTGGTTTCCAAAATCAATGACGAACCCATTGTTGGAGCAGATGTATTCTATGATGGAACTTCGATAGGCACCCTAACCGATACCAATGGTTTTTTTGAATTGGATAGTAAAACCCCAATAAATAGCCCTCTCGTAATTCAATATATGGGTTATAAGACCGTATTAATCCAGAGCACGGAGACCTCCTTTAACCAAGTTTATCTTGAGGAGGCCGTAACCCAGTTGGAAGGCGTAGTTCTAGAACCAGATACGTGGTCAAGAGCTAAAAAGATGCGTATTTTTAAGAAAGAGTTTTTGGGAAGGACCAACCATAGAAGCAGTATACTAAATCCTGAGGTTATCCGACTTTATTATAAGGCATCCAACAAAACATTGTATGCATATGCTGATGTCCCCATTGAAATCACTAACAAAAAACTTGGGTATAAAATAAAATTCCACCTTATCGATTTTGAGGTTACATTTCACAATAGTGAAGGAGCTTTGGATGCTGTGCACAAATCATATTATGCAGGAACATCACAGTTTACAGATTTGGAAAAGGACCCTGATAAGAGAATGATTAAATTAAGGAATGAAACTTATTTGGGTTCATTATTGCATTTTTTCCGGTCAATGTATGAATCAAGACTTACAGAGGAAGGTTATCAGTTGTTTCAAAGAGGAAGTATAATTTCAGAAAATGTTGCGTACTCATACCAATTGGAAGAAGGTATGTTGGTGGCCGAGCAGAAAATCGAAAATTTAGGGGTTTTATACGAGGGAAAATCGTCACTTATAAAAGTGATAACGAATCCCATCTTTGTAGATTCATATGGTATTTTCTTGCCTCCAGATAGCATAGAGATAGGTGGAGTCATGGGGGTTCATCGAGTGGGAAGTATGCTGCCATCAGATTATGCGTACGGCAACAACAATATGGACTAG
- a CDS encoding DUF6428 family protein: protein MNTSEFLSLLKQHQNKSLLFEYTDGKFVGANYHITEIKNIIVDSVDCGAGTDFWKETIVQLWESPTEKDKREFMSAYKALAILNKVDGIKPMVRDAEIKFEYSNSAFHTAQLFVNDYAMDEQALVIKLSVEKTDCKAKETCGITDTSKETINQPAACCTPESGCC, encoded by the coding sequence ATGAATACTTCAGAATTTTTATCACTTTTAAAACAGCATCAAAACAAAAGTTTGCTTTTTGAATATACTGACGGAAAATTTGTAGGCGCAAATTATCATATCACTGAAATTAAAAATATTATTGTCGATTCTGTTGACTGTGGTGCTGGAACTGATTTTTGGAAAGAAACCATCGTACAATTATGGGAAAGTCCAACGGAAAAAGATAAAAGAGAATTTATGTCTGCCTATAAAGCTTTGGCAATTCTAAACAAAGTTGATGGAATAAAGCCTATGGTACGAGATGCCGAAATAAAGTTTGAATATAGCAATTCAGCTTTTCACACTGCTCAGCTCTTTGTAAATGATTATGCCATGGATGAACAAGCTTTGGTCATAAAACTATCTGTGGAAAAAACAGATTGCAAGGCAAAGGAAACGTGTGGAATAACTGATACTTCCAAAGAAACTATTAATCAACCCGCAGCCTGTTGTACTCCAGAAAGTGGCTGCTGCTAA
- a CDS encoding VOC family protein, translating to MKNRVTGLGGFFFKTKDPDAIKKWYKERLGIPTDQYGWSFWWKDKDGNDCMTQWSPFKEDTEYFKPSEKQFMMNFRVENLVELLEVLKKEGVTVVGEIEEYDYGKFGWILDPEGNKLELWEPVDKAFL from the coding sequence ATGAAAAACAGGGTAACAGGATTGGGCGGTTTTTTCTTTAAAACAAAAGATCCAGATGCCATTAAAAAATGGTATAAGGAGCGACTGGGAATACCAACGGATCAATATGGATGGAGTTTTTGGTGGAAAGATAAGGACGGCAACGATTGTATGACACAATGGAGCCCTTTTAAAGAGGATACCGAATATTTTAAACCCAGCGAAAAGCAGTTCATGATGAATTTTAGGGTGGAAAATTTGGTGGAACTTTTAGAGGTACTCAAAAAAGAAGGAGTAACCGTAGTGGGTGAAATAGAGGAATATGACTACGGGAAATTTGGTTGGATCTTGGACCCCGAAGGGAATAAATTGGAACTTTGGGAACCTGTTGATAAAGCTTTTCTTTAG
- a CDS encoding response regulator transcription factor translates to MKKTIFVFSALIVALLVLFQLSKYTYVSGDISIEIVIAIIAIVFFIIGLYINKRTLRKKKHSSNPIDFDKVEQLGISKREYEVLVQISKGLSNKEIADTLFISESTIKTHVSNLLVKLDAKRRTQAIQKAKDHQILSA, encoded by the coding sequence GTGAAAAAGACCATCTTTGTTTTTTCTGCACTCATTGTAGCACTACTTGTGCTTTTTCAATTAAGTAAATACACCTACGTTTCAGGGGATATTTCAATTGAAATAGTAATAGCCATCATTGCTATTGTATTTTTTATAATTGGTCTTTACATTAACAAAAGAACGCTCCGGAAAAAGAAGCATTCCTCTAATCCCATAGATTTTGACAAGGTAGAACAGCTTGGTATCAGTAAACGGGAATACGAAGTACTGGTTCAAATTTCAAAAGGATTATCCAACAAGGAAATTGCGGATACACTTTTTATATCAGAAAGTACCATTAAGACCCATGTATCCAATCTACTTGTAAAATTGGACGCAAAAAGACGTACCCAGGCTATCCAAAAAGCCAAGGACCATCAAATTCTTTCCGCTTAG
- a CDS encoding GNAT family N-acetyltransferase: MNVREMKASDWDEVSKIYAEGVSTGFATFEQNIPNFEDWDAAHLQQCRLIAEEDGKVLGWAALSPVSSRCVYGGVGEVSVYIASNSRGKGIGRSLLEQLILESEKAGLWTIQSGIFPENQASIELHKKVGFRFIGKRERIGKTNDGVWKDNLLFEKRSKTIGA; the protein is encoded by the coding sequence ATGAATGTCCGTGAAATGAAAGCTTCAGATTGGGACGAAGTTTCCAAAATATATGCCGAAGGCGTATCAACAGGTTTTGCAACCTTTGAGCAAAACATTCCTAATTTTGAAGATTGGGATGCCGCACATCTGCAACAATGTAGATTGATTGCTGAAGAAGATGGTAAGGTTCTAGGCTGGGCAGCGTTGTCCCCTGTATCAAGCCGATGTGTTTATGGAGGAGTTGGAGAAGTGAGTGTTTATATTGCATCCAATAGTAGGGGGAAAGGTATCGGTAGGTCGCTTTTGGAACAACTTATACTTGAAAGCGAAAAAGCTGGTCTTTGGACCATCCAATCGGGTATTTTTCCTGAAAACCAAGCTAGCATCGAGTTGCATAAAAAAGTTGGTTTTCGCTTTATTGGAAAACGTGAACGAATTGGAAAAACAAATGATGGTGTTTGGAAGGACAATCTGCTATTTGAAAAGCGGAGTAAAACAATAGGAGCCTAA
- a CDS encoding TonB-dependent receptor, whose protein sequence is MKSQLTLILILASFSFSFSQIGSVSGTITDNAQTPLMGVNILIKNTSQGTQTDENGNFEISNISNGDYDLVVSYIGFKTKEIAITIANGKANKIAPIILYEGNEILREVVVEGERRNKFSRKKTAYVAKLPLKDLENTQVYSTITSDLLESQVVTNFEDALKNAVGVEKLWSSTGRGGDGAGYYSLRGFSVQPQLVNGIPGLTNGTINAANIERIEVIKGPSATLFGSAVTSYGGLINVVTKKPYVGSGGELSFTSGTYGFNQISGDFNTSLDKDNNIYFRLNTSYATEQSFQDAGFRKSFFVAPSLSYRVNNKLSFSFYGEISQAEQTNPMFLFLNRSAPTQSTNLDELNYNNKLSFTSNELTLENPTQNYRMEMDYKLSDTWQSQTILSKSSTSTKGYYSYLFDFGVFGNDTFSRFISKQNSNTQTTDIQQNFIGDFKLGTLRNRIVVGIDYFNSTLTSNDSGYAFYGNITPEGGSSGDNPFTADVETDTYPLSTSAVDAVLESQGVANVKSKNHIYSAYISDVLNITSSLSVMAGIRMDIFDNEGDLANEEDDYDQTAFSPKFGVLYQPIQDKLSVFANYQNGFTNVAPELVGDPSNGVQTLKTFDPEQANQLEFGMKTNLFNNRLNATISYYDITVKDRVITDPASPFNRIQGGEVESSGFEIEINANPIKGLNIRAGYSNNDSETTESDNPEILNRRPLEAGPETLYNLWANYEFQQGKLDGFGFGLGFNGASERFAINYLSTGEFILPSYTVANASIFYQVDKYRITLKLNNAFNKEYYKGWTTITPQTPRALYANFTYMF, encoded by the coding sequence ATGAAGAGCCAATTAACCTTAATCTTAATTTTAGCATCATTTTCATTCTCTTTTTCTCAGATTGGAAGTGTTTCAGGAACAATCACCGATAATGCCCAAACCCCATTAATGGGCGTTAATATTTTAATTAAAAACACAAGCCAAGGAACACAAACCGATGAAAATGGAAATTTTGAAATTTCCAATATTTCAAACGGAGATTATGACTTGGTAGTTTCTTACATTGGTTTTAAGACAAAGGAAATTGCAATTACAATAGCCAATGGCAAGGCTAATAAAATAGCTCCTATTATTCTGTATGAAGGGAACGAAATTTTGAGAGAAGTTGTGGTGGAAGGAGAACGCAGAAACAAATTTTCAAGAAAGAAAACAGCTTATGTAGCAAAATTACCCCTTAAAGATTTGGAGAATACGCAGGTGTATAGCACTATAACCTCTGATTTATTGGAATCACAAGTAGTGACAAATTTTGAGGATGCTCTTAAGAATGCTGTTGGTGTAGAAAAATTATGGTCGTCAACAGGACGTGGAGGCGATGGAGCTGGTTACTACTCGCTTCGTGGTTTTTCTGTTCAACCTCAATTGGTTAATGGCATTCCTGGTTTAACAAATGGAACCATCAATGCCGCCAATATTGAACGTATTGAAGTCATTAAAGGCCCCTCTGCCACACTCTTTGGAAGTGCGGTTACTTCTTATGGTGGTCTTATCAACGTGGTCACGAAAAAACCATATGTTGGCTCAGGAGGCGAACTATCTTTTACTTCCGGCACCTATGGTTTTAACCAAATAAGCGGTGACTTTAACACTTCGTTGGACAAGGATAATAATATCTATTTTAGATTAAACACCTCTTATGCAACTGAACAAAGCTTTCAAGATGCGGGTTTTAGAAAATCTTTTTTTGTTGCACCATCTCTTTCGTATCGTGTAAACAATAAACTTTCTTTTTCATTTTATGGTGAAATTTCTCAGGCAGAACAGACCAATCCCATGTTTTTGTTCTTAAATAGAAGTGCACCCACCCAATCAACAAATTTGGATGAATTGAATTATAATAACAAGTTGTCTTTTACTAGCAATGAATTGACTTTGGAAAATCCTACCCAAAATTATCGCATGGAAATGGATTATAAGCTTTCCGATACATGGCAATCTCAAACTATACTTTCAAAAAGCTCAACTTCTACCAAAGGATATTATTCCTATTTATTTGATTTTGGTGTCTTTGGCAATGATACCTTTTCCCGTTTTATAAGCAAGCAGAACTCTAACACACAAACAACGGATATTCAACAGAACTTTATTGGCGATTTTAAGTTAGGAACATTACGAAACAGAATTGTTGTTGGAATAGATTATTTCAATTCAACATTGACAAGTAATGATAGTGGTTATGCCTTTTATGGAAATATAACTCCTGAAGGGGGCAGCAGTGGCGACAATCCTTTTACAGCAGATGTGGAAACCGACACGTATCCATTATCTACCTCAGCCGTAGACGCAGTGTTGGAATCTCAAGGAGTGGCCAATGTAAAATCAAAAAACCATATCTATAGTGCTTACATTTCCGATGTATTGAATATTACTTCTTCGCTTTCCGTAATGGCAGGAATTCGCATGGACATTTTTGACAATGAAGGGGATTTGGCTAATGAGGAAGACGATTATGACCAGACTGCCTTCTCTCCTAAATTTGGGGTCTTATACCAACCCATACAAGATAAATTATCTGTTTTTGCCAACTACCAGAATGGATTTACCAATGTGGCACCTGAATTGGTTGGAGACCCAAGCAACGGTGTCCAAACTTTAAAGACTTTTGACCCTGAACAAGCAAATCAGCTGGAGTTCGGAATGAAGACCAATCTATTCAATAATCGCCTCAACGCCACAATAAGTTATTATGATATTACGGTAAAAGACCGTGTAATTACCGACCCAGCTTCACCATTTAATAGAATTCAGGGGGGAGAAGTGGAAAGTAGTGGTTTTGAAATTGAAATCAATGCCAACCCGATTAAAGGATTAAACATTAGAGCGGGTTACAGTAATAATGATAGTGAGACTACAGAATCCGATAATCCCGAAATTTTGAATAGAAGGCCCTTAGAGGCGGGCCCTGAAACTTTGTACAACCTATGGGCAAATTATGAATTTCAACAAGGAAAATTAGATGGTTTCGGTTTTGGTCTTGGCTTTAACGGAGCCAGTGAGCGTTTCGCCATTAACTATCTATCTACAGGAGAGTTTATTCTTCCTAGCTATACAGTAGCCAATGCCTCTATTTTTTATCAAGTGGATAAATATAGAATCACTTTGAAATTGAACAATGCGTTTAACAAAGAATATTACAAAGGTTGGACAACAATTACCCCACAAACTCCAAGAGCACTTTATGCCAATTTCACCTACATGTTCTAG
- a CDS encoding DUF1801 domain-containing protein: MTIDAKTPDEYISKLPEDRKAAVANLRQTIISNLPAGFEECISYKMIGYVVPHSFYPKGYHCDPKLPLPFINIASQKNFVALYHSGIYADKTLYDWFVGEYSKHVKTKLDMGKSCIRFKKMEHIPYDLIAKLCQKMTPQAWVELYEKNIKRK; the protein is encoded by the coding sequence ATGACAATTGACGCCAAAACTCCAGATGAATATATAAGCAAACTACCCGAAGACCGAAAAGCTGCGGTTGCTAATTTGCGACAAACTATCATATCGAATCTGCCAGCTGGGTTTGAGGAATGTATTAGCTATAAAATGATAGGCTATGTTGTTCCCCACTCATTTTATCCAAAGGGATATCACTGCGACCCCAAATTACCCCTTCCCTTTATAAACATAGCTTCGCAAAAGAATTTTGTGGCATTGTACCATTCAGGTATTTATGCGGATAAAACATTGTATGATTGGTTTGTTGGAGAGTACTCCAAGCATGTAAAAACTAAATTGGATATGGGAAAAAGCTGTATTCGGTTTAAAAAAATGGAACATATCCCTTACGACCTTATTGCTAAGCTATGTCAAAAAATGACACCCCAAGCATGGGTTGAACTGTACGAGAAAAATATAAAACGAAAATAG
- a CDS encoding NINE protein: MSEENKDLGDKAEDAFDNAKEAAGDFADEAKKTANEFAEGIKNAGGDNKKVLAGVLAILLGSLGVHKFILGYNKEGFILLGFSIVAYILVCLVIGAFLVWIPGLIGLIEGIIYLTKSDEEFYNTYQVGKKPWF; this comes from the coding sequence ATGTCTGAAGAAAACAAAGACTTAGGAGATAAGGCGGAAGATGCCTTTGACAATGCCAAAGAAGCAGCGGGCGATTTCGCTGATGAAGCCAAAAAAACTGCCAATGAATTTGCCGAGGGAATCAAAAATGCAGGAGGTGACAACAAAAAAGTACTTGCTGGTGTCCTTGCCATTTTATTGGGCTCTCTAGGCGTGCATAAATTTATTTTAGGGTATAATAAAGAAGGATTTATCCTCTTAGGGTTTTCCATTGTTGCATATATCCTGGTTTGTCTAGTAATTGGAGCCTTTTTGGTTTGGATTCCAGGTTTAATAGGATTAATAGAAGGTATTATCTATTTAACCAAGTCAGACGAGGAATTTTACAACACATACCAAGTAGGAAAAAAGCCTTGGTTCTAA
- a CDS encoding DUF4199 domain-containing protein, whose protein sequence is MKKTVFRFGIYGAITICILFLISWFLLADLPFSTQEILGYLSMILSLGFVYFGIKHFRDKENGGKVNFKKALIIGILISLITAVAFGVLDVFYTEVINPDFMVEYYNATVENMRNSLPPNEFEEQLATIESQKEMFSNPLFSFALMAMTVFVIGFIISLISALILQRK, encoded by the coding sequence ATGAAAAAAACAGTATTTCGTTTCGGAATTTATGGTGCCATCACCATTTGCATTCTCTTCCTAATCAGTTGGTTCCTATTGGCAGACCTACCATTTTCAACCCAAGAAATTCTAGGTTATTTATCCATGATTTTATCCTTGGGTTTTGTTTATTTTGGAATCAAGCATTTTAGGGACAAAGAAAACGGAGGAAAGGTAAATTTTAAAAAAGCTTTAATCATTGGAATTCTCATCAGCCTCATCACCGCTGTTGCGTTTGGAGTACTTGATGTTTTCTATACTGAGGTAATTAACCCAGATTTTATGGTGGAATATTATAATGCTACCGTTGAGAATATGAGGAATTCATTACCTCCCAATGAATTTGAAGAACAATTGGCAACGATTGAATCCCAAAAAGAAATGTTTTCCAACCCTCTTTTCTCTTTTGCTTTGATGGCAATGACAGTTTTCGTAATCGGATTTATCATTTCCTTAATTTCAGCACTAATTCTGCAACGAAAATAG